A window of Rhizobium sp. CC-YZS058 genomic DNA:
AACCGTTGCGCTTCAGGAGTTCCTTCACCAGCGCATCGGTGATCTTTCCGGTCGGCTCCTGGCCGATCGAGGTCTGGAACCCCTTGATGGCGGCGATCGTCTTCGCGCCAAGCTCGCCATCCGGCTTGCCGGCGTCGAAGCCGTTGTTGTTGAGGATTGCCTGGATGTTGCGCACGGCGCGCTTCATGTCGACGCTCGAGGTCTTCTCCGCCTTGCCGACCCAGGCATCCGGCACCGTCACATCATTGGCGGCGGCATCCGGCGTCGTGATCTTGAACGCGTCGACGGCGGCCTTAGCGCGGGCGAGCTGTTCGGCCGACAGCGTCTTGGCAACCTCCTCGCTCTTGGCTCCGGCATCGGCGTCGCCTTCCTTGGCGGCCACGGCGAACCATTTGTAGGAGGCTTCCAGATTCTGCGGCACGCCATTGCCACGGGCATAGAGGATGGCGAGGTTGAACTGGCTGTCGCGCACGCCGAGTTCGGCCGCCTTTTCGAACCACTTGGCCGCGGCCGTGAAGTCCGGCGGGGTGACGGCCGACCCGCTGGCCAAAAGCACGGCGAGATTGTGCATGGCGCTGGCATTGCCCTTGGTGGCGGCCTGCTCGTAGAGCGCGCGGGCCTTGACCGCGTCGCGCGGTACGCCGGAGCCCTTCTCGTAAAGGCTGGCCAGGCGATATTCGGCCGGCGTCAGGCCGGCATCGGCGGCCCGCTGGTACCATTGCGCCGCCTTGGCGAGATCGGCGGCAACGCCGCGGCCTTCGGTGTAGACGGTCCCGATTTCGAAGAAGGCTGCCGGGTCGCCGCTGCGGGCGGCATCGGCGAGCGCCTGCGGCTTGATCTCGGCCGGAACCTCGACCGGGGCGGCGGCAAGCGGCGCGGCCTCTGCCGGCGTGGCAGCATCGACCTTTACGGCAGCGGGTGCTGCAGCTTCGGCCGCGGGCTCGGTGACCGCGGGCTCTGCGGCGTCGGAAGCAGAAGCCTCGGCCGCAGGTGCCGCCGCCGTCGGATCCTCGACCGTCGCCTCACCGGCCACTGCCGGCGCCGCGGGTTCGGAGGGAACAGGCTCTGCAGAGGCGGCAGGCGTGGAAGCGGTGGCGCTCGAAGCGCTCTCCACCGGAGCGGCAGCGTCCGCGCTGCCGGAGATCGTGGCGGCTCCGTCCTCGGATGCGGGATCGGCCGGGGCTTCGAGCGGCTGTTCGACCACAGCGGCCGGCGCGGCGGCATCCCCGGTGAACATCGGCACGAAGGTCTTGTAGGACAGGATGGCGAGCAGGATGGCGCCGACGGCCATCAGGATCGGCCGGCGCTTGGCCGCAAACAGGCTGGTCTTGCCGCTGGCTTCCGCCCGCAGCGGCGCACGCGTCTGCGTGTCGGCCTCTTCGGCGGCAAGCTTGGCGGCGCGGCGCGCGGCGGTGATGAAGTCCGACTTGTCGCCCTCGCCCACGCCCGGTCCGCGGGCCGTCTGTCCGGCTCGAACGCGCTCCAGGATCTTCTTGACGTCCGGCACGCCGGAGCCCGGCTCCAGCGGCTGGTTGGCAACGTCCGCGGCGATCGGGCCGTCCATGTCGACCCGGGGCTCGGCAACGGCATTGGTGACCAGCGCCGTTTCCGACTTCGCCGTGCGGCGCGAGAAGCGGCGGGTGAGGCCGGCCAGGAAACCGGTCTTGGCTGGCGCCGGCTCGGCGGTCTCATCCACCGGCTCGAGGAAGGGATCTTCGAGCGCGGCCGACAGGTCCGGTGCCGGCTGCGGCGCAGCCTGGCCGAAGGTCAGGGTTTCGGAAGGCGCCGCGTCACGCACCATCGCCGGACGCTCGGCCGGCTGCGGGCGCGCTTCGGTCTCGGCTGCTGCGCGCTCGTTGAAGAAGAGAGGGGTTTCGGCGCGCGGCATCGGCGCGGATTTGAAGAGCATCTGCTCCTGGTGCCGCTCCTCGATCCGCTCGAGCTTGTCGGCAATATGCACGAGCGTTTCGTGCAGCGCTTCGAAGGTGCGCGCGGTGCGCTCCTCGCTGGAGCGGCTCAAGGTTTCGAGCGTCTTCAGATCGTCGGCAAGCGAGGAGATGGCGGCGATATCGGCCGGAGCGGCACCGGCGGCCTGGCCGATGCCGTTGCGCGAATAGGCCTCCATGACCGCCTCGGCCGCCTGGCGGGCGGCTTCGATGATATATTCGTCGCTGGAGGCCAGATAATCCTCAAGCGCGCTCATGCGGCCTTCGAACTCCGGCGCGATGACCACCGGGGCCGCCTCGCGCGGCTGGCTGACGAGCGAGGACAGATTGGCGATCTGGTCCTGCAGGCTGCGCAGCACGGCGCCATCGTCATAGGGGGCGGCCTGGGTTTCCTGCAGGCGGAGCGCGATGTCCGTCAGCTGGTCTTCCAGACGGGCGAAACGATCGGCCTCTTCATGCTGGGAGACCGACGGCATGTCGAGCTCTTCGATCCGGCGCGAAAGCGCATCCAGCCGATCGGCCAGCGCCTCGTTGAAGGTGCCTTGGTCGAGCGCATCGATCTTGCGGGAAATGTCGGTCAGGTGATCGGTGAGATCCGGCTGGTGAGCGGCGCGTTCGGCGCGCTCCATCATCAGCGAGAGCTGGTCAAGGCGCTCCTCGAGCCGAGCGGCCGCCTGGGCATTGGCCAGATCCTCGACGCGCAGCGCCAGGGTTTCGATCCGGCTCGAAAGCCCGCTCTCGTCCGGTAGCGCCAGACCGTCGATCTGGCGGGAAAGATCGGCGAGCCGCCCTTCGACACGGAGGACGCCGGGGCTATCGGCAGTCCGGCCGCTGGCAACAATGGCGCGGCTGATCTCGTCCAGCCGCTGGTCGAGATCGGCGAACTGGCCGTCGAAGCGACGGTCGTCCGGCTGCATGTTGCGGGCCATGAGGTCGATGGCCTGGGCGACGGCATAGAGCTTGTCTTCCAACGCGTTGAGCGCCGGACCGGCATTCAGCGTGCCGAGCTGCTGCTTGATCTCGTCGAGGCGATAGGCGAGCGCAACGAGTTCGTCGTCGCGGCTGCTGTCGGAGAGCGACAGCGCTTCCTCGACGCCGTTCCAGCGGGTCTCCATCCGCCGGACGCTGTCTTCGCGGGCCAGCCCGTCGATCATCCGGCGCAGATCGTCGAACTCGGCGCGCAAGGCATCCTGTTCGGCGGAGGGCGCCTGGTGGCCGAGCGTGCTGATGCTCTCGGCCAGCCGCTGAAGATCGGAGCGGATATCGACCGCAAGGCGATCGTCCTGGGCGGCTTCGGCCTTGATTCCGCGGATTTCGGCGCGCAGAGCCATCATTTCCCGCGTCAGCCCATCCTCGATATCGCGCTTGAGCTCCTGGCGGAGCCCGACCAGCGCATCGGCGATCTCGCGCATGGCCGTGTCGGACATGGCAGGCTGACGAGTGGATTCAGGTTGAGACGCGCGAGACGAATGACCTGCCGTATCGCTCGGACGGCGATCGTCATAGGTGGCCGCGACAGGGCGCGGCGGCGCGGTGCGCAGCGTGTCCGGCCGGTTGGCTGCCCGCTCGAGGCGGCTTGCGGCCAGCGTGCGCTGGCGCTCCAGAATTTCCGAGATCGCGTCGGCACGGGAGGAGATGGACCGGTCGCTGCGCTCGGGCGGCATCGGCCGCGCGGCGCGATCCGAAGCGGCGGCCGGCATCAGTCCCTCGATCCGCGCTTCCAACCCCTCGATCGTCCGGTTCAGCGCTTCGAGCGAGGCGCTGTCCCTGCTACGGGCAGTCTCCTGAGCCCTAAAACCCTGGCGCGGAGGAGTTGGTCGCGATCCGTTCATGTCTGCTTCGCCTCTCTTAGCGGCACCACCGGACAAAGGGCAGGCAGCGCCCCCTTCCCGACTTCATCGAGCGCCATGATGACCGAACCCGCGGGATGCATCCGGAATCAACAGTGACCTCTCCAAGCGCCACTTTCACGAAACGTGGTAAACAACCCGTTAAGGTTCGTTCGTATTTTTTAACCTTTCTTGCCGTTGCCTTGCCGCGGCGGCTGCGCAGCCATGCGAGGGGACGGGAATTGCCGCTCTCCGTCATTTTTGACGTTTACGCGCACGTCAAATTTCGCTAGCCTCGTCAGAGAGGATATGGTCGGGCCTGAGGCGGGCCCGCGGCGAGGACAGGAACTGATGCCCATCTACAAGGCTCCGGTAGACGATACGCTCTTCATCTTGAATGCGGTGCTCGGCATCGAGCGCCACAACAATCTGCCGGGCTTTGCCGAAGCGACGCCGGACATGATCGAGGCGATCCTCGGCGAGGCGGCCAGGCTTTCCGAAGATGTTCTGTTCCCGATCAACCTTTCGGGCGATCAGGAGGGCTGCACCCGTCATCCGGATGGCTCGGTCACGACACCCAAGGGGTTTCGCGAGGCCTATGCGCTCTATCGCGACAGCGGCTGGCTTGGCCTTGCCGTGCCGGAGGAGTTCGGCGGCCAGGGCCTTCCCTATACGCTGCACACGGCGGTCGCTGAATACATGTCGTCGGCCAACATGTCGCTGATGATGTATCCCGGCCTGACCCAGGGTGCGATCGCCGCGATCCTCGTTCATGGCTCGCAGGCGCAGAAGGACGCCTATCTGCCGAACATGGTTGCCGGCCGCTGGACGGGCACGATGAACCTGACCGAGCCGCATTGCGGCACCGATCTCGGCCTGCTGCGCAGCCGCGCCGTGCCGCAGGCGGACGGCAGCTACAGGATTTCCGGCCAGAAGATCTTCATCTCCGCCGGCGAGCACGACATGGCGGAGAACATCATCCACCTGGTTCTCGCCCGCATCGAAGGCGCGCCGGAGGGCACCAAGGGTATCTCTCTGTTCATCGTGCCCAAGCATCTGGACGACAGCCGCGCGCCGAACGGCGTCTCCTGTGGCGCGATCGAGCACAAGATGGGCATTCATGGCAATGCGACCTGCGTGATGAACTATGACGCGGCGACCGGCTTTCTGCTAGGCGAGACTAATCGCGGCCTGAACGCCATGTTCGTGATGATGAACGAGGCACGGCTCGGCGTCGGCATGCAGGGGCTCGCGATCTCCGAGATCGCCTACCAGAATGCGGTTGCCTATGCGCGCGAGCGGCTGCAGGGCCGGGCGCTCTCCGGTGCCAAGGAGGCGGGGAAGAAGGCCGATCCGATCATCGTTCATCCCGACATCCGCCGGGCGCTGATGACCATGCGCGCCTTCAATGAGGGCGGGCGCGCCTTCGCGCTCTGGACCGCGCTGCAGTCGGACATCGCCCACCGCTCCGCCGATCCGGCCGAACGCCAGCAGGCGGACGATCTGCTCGGCCTGATGACACCGATCCTGAAAGGCGTGCTCACCGATCGCGGCTTCGACCATGCGGTCATGGCGCAGCAGGTCTATGGCGGCCACGGCTATATCGAAGAACACGGCATGAGCCAGTATGTGCGCGATGCGCGCATCGCCATGATCTATGAAGGGGCGAACGGCATCCAGGCCCTCGACCTCGTCGGCCGGAAGCTGGCGCTGAACGGCGGACGCGCGATCATGGCGCTCTTCAAGGAGATCGGCGATTTCTGCGAGGAGAACCGCAACGACGCGGCCATGGCGCCCTATACCAAGGCGCTGAAGAAGGGCCTGACCGACCTGCAGACGGCGACCATGTGGTTCATGTCGAACGCCATGGCCAAGCCCGACAATGCCGGCGCCGGCTCGACCGACTACATGCACCTCGCCGGCCTCGTGGTCATCGGCTACATGTGGGCGCGGATGGCGAAGACGGCACAGGCCGAGCTTGCGGCAGGCAGCGAGGGGCGCGACGCCTATCTCGACGCCAAGCTCGTGACCGCCTCCTTCTATATGAGCCGCATCCTCCCCGAGACCGCGCTCCGCCGCACCCGCATCGAAGCCGGCGCGGAGACGATGATGGCGCTGGACGCGGCGGTGTTTTAGGAAGGCTTGATCATTCAGGCGTAGAGTTATATATTTGTATAACTTGTGAGGGAGATGCCATGCCTGTTTCAACAATCCGCGGTGTAGGCGGCTCAGCGATGATGACCATTCCACGCGCCGTCATGGACGAGCTTGGTCTGCATCTGAACGACAAGGTCGATGTCACAGCGGAGAGCGGTCGTCTCGTCGCCGTTAGTACCCGCCCACGCTACGCGCTTGAGACACTGATCGCGCAATGCAAGCCAGATGCGGCCTGGGAAGAAAGCGAGCGCGAGTGGATGGACGTGCCGGCGCTCGGCAATGAGACGACCGATTGATGGATCGCGGCGACATCTGGTTTGTGGATCTTGACCCCACGCGCGGGCACGAGCAGGCAAAGGCGCGACCGGTCATGATCGTTTCGCCGCAGGTGTTCAACATGCTTGGCGTCCAGTTGATTGCGCCAATCAGCAGTGGCGGTGCTTTTGTGCGCATGCGCGGCTTTGCCGTTCCGCTGCCCGAGGGAAACATGAAGACCAGGGGTGTCGTTCTCTGCCATCAGATCCGAACGGTGGATCTGCAGGCAAGACACGGGCGCTTCGTCGAAAAGGCACCGGACGCCGTGGTGGACGACGTTCTGGCCCGCCTCCAGACACTTTTCGAATACTGATCGACGCTGACGTCGAATGGGAGACACCGATGACCGACGCCTTCATCTATGACCATGTGCGCACGCCCCGGGGGCGTGGCAAGAAGGATGGGGCGCTGCATGAAGTGCCGAGCGTGCGGCTGGCCGCGCGCATGCTGGAGGCGCTGCGCGACCGCACCGGGCTCGATACGGGCCAGGTGGACGACATCATCATGGGCTGCGTCGATCCGGTGATGGAAGCCGGCGCGGTGATCCCCAAGGCGGCCGCCTTCGAGGCCGGCTATTCGACGACGGCGCCCGGCATGCAGATTTCGCGCTTCTGCGCGTCGGGCCTCGATGCCGTCAACCTCGGCGCCGCCAAGATCGCGCAAGGGGCGGACGACATCGTGATCGCCGGTGGGGTGGAGAGCATGTCGCGCGTCGGGCTCGGCATGTCGGGTGGCGCCTGGTTCATGGATCCGTCCGTCAACGTGCCCGCCTATTTCATGCCGCAGGGCGTCTCCGCGGATCTGATCGCCACCAAATACGGCTTCTCGCGCGATGACGTGGATGCCTATGCGGTGGAAAGCCAGAAGCGAGCCGCCCATGCCTGGACGAGCGGCTATTTCGACCGCTCGGTCGTGCCGGTCAAGGACCAGAACGGGCTGGTGATCCTTGACCGCGACGAGCATATGCGCCCCGGCACCGACATGCAGGCGCTGGCCTCGCTCACACCGTCCTTCCAGATGCCGGGCGAGATGGGCGGCTTCGAGGCCGTGGCGATCCAGGCCCATCCGGAGATCGAGCGGCTGAACTATGTCCACCATGCCGGCAATTCCTCCGGCATCGTCGATGGCGCAGCCGCCGTGCTGCTTGGTTCGAAGGCGGGAGGCGAGGCGCT
This region includes:
- a CDS encoding peptidoglycan-binding protein, yielding MNGSRPTPPRQGFRAQETARSRDSASLEALNRTIEGLEARIEGLMPAAASDRAARPMPPERSDRSISSRADAISEILERQRTLAASRLERAANRPDTLRTAPPRPVAATYDDRRPSDTAGHSSRASQPESTRQPAMSDTAMREIADALVGLRQELKRDIEDGLTREMMALRAEIRGIKAEAAQDDRLAVDIRSDLQRLAESISTLGHQAPSAEQDALRAEFDDLRRMIDGLAREDSVRRMETRWNGVEEALSLSDSSRDDELVALAYRLDEIKQQLGTLNAGPALNALEDKLYAVAQAIDLMARNMQPDDRRFDGQFADLDQRLDEISRAIVASGRTADSPGVLRVEGRLADLSRQIDGLALPDESGLSSRIETLALRVEDLANAQAAARLEERLDQLSLMMERAERAAHQPDLTDHLTDISRKIDALDQGTFNEALADRLDALSRRIEELDMPSVSQHEEADRFARLEDQLTDIALRLQETQAAPYDDGAVLRSLQDQIANLSSLVSQPREAAPVVIAPEFEGRMSALEDYLASSDEYIIEAARQAAEAVMEAYSRNGIGQAAGAAPADIAAISSLADDLKTLETLSRSSEERTARTFEALHETLVHIADKLERIEERHQEQMLFKSAPMPRAETPLFFNERAAAETEARPQPAERPAMVRDAAPSETLTFGQAAPQPAPDLSAALEDPFLEPVDETAEPAPAKTGFLAGLTRRFSRRTAKSETALVTNAVAEPRVDMDGPIAADVANQPLEPGSGVPDVKKILERVRAGQTARGPGVGEGDKSDFITAARRAAKLAAEEADTQTRAPLRAEASGKTSLFAAKRRPILMAVGAILLAILSYKTFVPMFTGDAAAPAAVVEQPLEAPADPASEDGAATISGSADAAAPVESASSATASTPAASAEPVPSEPAAPAVAGEATVEDPTAAAPAAEASASDAAEPAVTEPAAEAAAPAAVKVDAATPAEAAPLAAAPVEVPAEIKPQALADAARSGDPAAFFEIGTVYTEGRGVAADLAKAAQWYQRAADAGLTPAEYRLASLYEKGSGVPRDAVKARALYEQAATKGNASAMHNLAVLLASGSAVTPPDFTAAAKWFEKAAELGVRDSQFNLAILYARGNGVPQNLEASYKWFAVAAKEGDADAGAKSEEVAKTLSAEQLARAKAAVDAFKITTPDAAANDVTVPDAWVGKAEKTSSVDMKRAVRNIQAILNNNGFDAGKPDGELGAKTIAAIKGFQTSIGQEPTGKITDALVKELLKRNG
- a CDS encoding acyl-CoA dehydrogenase C-terminal domain-containing protein — its product is MPIYKAPVDDTLFILNAVLGIERHNNLPGFAEATPDMIEAILGEAARLSEDVLFPINLSGDQEGCTRHPDGSVTTPKGFREAYALYRDSGWLGLAVPEEFGGQGLPYTLHTAVAEYMSSANMSLMMYPGLTQGAIAAILVHGSQAQKDAYLPNMVAGRWTGTMNLTEPHCGTDLGLLRSRAVPQADGSYRISGQKIFISAGEHDMAENIIHLVLARIEGAPEGTKGISLFIVPKHLDDSRAPNGVSCGAIEHKMGIHGNATCVMNYDAATGFLLGETNRGLNAMFVMMNEARLGVGMQGLAISEIAYQNAVAYARERLQGRALSGAKEAGKKADPIIVHPDIRRALMTMRAFNEGGRAFALWTALQSDIAHRSADPAERQQADDLLGLMTPILKGVLTDRGFDHAVMAQQVYGGHGYIEEHGMSQYVRDARIAMIYEGANGIQALDLVGRKLALNGGRAIMALFKEIGDFCEENRNDAAMAPYTKALKKGLTDLQTATMWFMSNAMAKPDNAGAGSTDYMHLAGLVVIGYMWARMAKTAQAELAAGSEGRDAYLDAKLVTASFYMSRILPETALRRTRIEAGAETMMALDAAVF
- a CDS encoding antitoxin — encoded protein: MMTIPRAVMDELGLHLNDKVDVTAESGRLVAVSTRPRYALETLIAQCKPDAAWEESEREWMDVPALGNETTD
- a CDS encoding type II toxin-antitoxin system PemK/MazF family toxin, with amino-acid sequence MDRGDIWFVDLDPTRGHEQAKARPVMIVSPQVFNMLGVQLIAPISSGGAFVRMRGFAVPLPEGNMKTRGVVLCHQIRTVDLQARHGRFVEKAPDAVVDDVLARLQTLFEY
- a CDS encoding acetyl-CoA C-acetyltransferase, with protein sequence MTDAFIYDHVRTPRGRGKKDGALHEVPSVRLAARMLEALRDRTGLDTGQVDDIIMGCVDPVMEAGAVIPKAAAFEAGYSTTAPGMQISRFCASGLDAVNLGAAKIAQGADDIVIAGGVESMSRVGLGMSGGAWFMDPSVNVPAYFMPQGVSADLIATKYGFSRDDVDAYAVESQKRAAHAWTSGYFDRSVVPVKDQNGLVILDRDEHMRPGTDMQALASLTPSFQMPGEMGGFEAVAIQAHPEIERLNYVHHAGNSSGIVDGAAAVLLGSKAGGEALGLTPRARIRAFANIGSDPALMLTGPIDVTEKLLARAGMTLADIDLFELNEAFAAVVLRYMQAFDIPADRINVNGGAIAMGHPLGATGAMILGTVLDELERRDLNVALVTLCIGAGMGTATIVERV